The following proteins come from a genomic window of Diorhabda carinulata isolate Delta chromosome X, icDioCari1.1, whole genome shotgun sequence:
- the LOC130900378 gene encoding mitochondrial intermembrane space import and assembly protein 40-B, translated as MSYCQKLGPNNKDMVIFATKEDHQIPSKVKLPEIKPQPGLVLENGDINWSCPCLGGLATGPCGVEFRNAFTCFHSAEGEEQSKECYSLFKTMQNCMEKYPNLYHKNLGGDRDELSSTNTLSVTDSEVETPKGVDKKDNIVKK; from the coding sequence ATGTCATATTGTCAGAAATTAGGTCCCAACAATAAAGATATGGTAATTTTTGCTACGAAAGAAGATCATCAAATACCAAGTAAAGTCAAACTACCCGAAATAAAACCTCAACCTGGTTTGGTATTAGAAAACGGTGATATTAATTGGAGTTGTCCTTGTTTAGGAGGATTGGCAACTGGTCCTTGTGGCGTCGAATTTAGGAACGCTTTTACATGTTTTCACAGCGCAGAAGGAGAAGAACAAAGCAAGGAATGCTACAGTCTTTTTAAAACGATGCAGAACTGTATggaaaaatatccaaatttatatCATAAGAATTTGGGAGGTGACAGAGACGAATTATCTAGTACAAACACATTATCCGTAACAGATAGTGAAGTAGAAACTCCAAAAGGTGTTGATAAAAAAGACAATATAGTAAAGAAATAA